The segment ttaataatatgttgaatttgtatagcTCTTTTTTCCCCACGATTATAGGTAGGCTCAAAGAGCatgctaaaaagaaaagaaaaaaatcccatgaACACTTCAAATTAACCTCTTATCGGTTCAGACAAAGAgctttttttatctctctcagATAAACATAAGAGGATGCTCTCGGTATCTCACCTCCGCACAAAAACTCCACAATCTTGTCGCTAGCGTAGGCGTGGTTGGAGAAATCCAGGCCAGGAAGCTGAATGATGTGGTGATCTTTGGGCTCGGACACAATGTCGTTGACCAACTGGCCGCCTTGTCGGCCGGACGTGATGACGAAAACTTCGATGTCATCGCTGCGCATGCGAGCAGCCTCGCTTGCAACCAGGGCCAGTTTGTTGGTGCTGCCCGCGTCCAGAACGATGATCGCGACCTTCTTGGCCGTGACGCGGTGCCCGTTCTGTACCGAGAAGCCGCTGATGCGAAGATTCTTAAGCACGCTGGTCATCTGCGACTGCTGGGTGCGGACAACGCTTCGCACCTGCTTGCTCAGTTCCAGCGACTCGGACAGCCGCATGTTGTATTGTTCCACGCactgtgatgacgtcacggatCCAAAGGTGACATCAGCGGCCATAACATCAAAAGTAGCGGAAACGCGATGAATAGTGGAAATGATCTGAGTCGACACGACGCCTCCCAGCATGCTCCAGTCGTACGCGAAAATGATGTCGGCATGATTCATCTTGCAGGCTGCAGAAAAGAGTAAGAATCTAGATAAagaatgcatgtgtgcattaTCTTTTCAAAACATGTATAAGTGAAACTTAATTCTGctattattgttactatttaGCTCATTTATACATCAATTGTATGATTAATTATTGTTTGAACGGtcttaaaacattcttttttgaATGGATGTAGTCGAAAAGATATTATATTTTTCGCTGTCATTGTGTTGGGAATGAAAAGATACTAGAAAGAAGGGGTAAGGAAGCAGGTAAATAGTTGTTACGAGATGAGCACTCACTGTGGGAAGAGTTCACGGGTGGTCTCACAGGTGGTACCAGGGTGGCGTTGGCGCCGCAAGTGCGGGCAGCGAGGATAGCCTTGTATGAGTCCAGGCCCTTGAAGTCGTCGACCATGAAGGTAAAGTCCTCGCTAGGCTTGGAGGCTACGCCGTGCAGCTCACCAACGTCCACTCCACTGCCCACGCCTACTGTAAAGACCGTGACTCCGTCCTCGTGCGCTGCGTGTGCTGTCATTAGAGTAGCGTTGGGGTCCTTAGACTGCCCGTCggtgatgaggatgaggacGTGGTCGGCGTTCTGGCGCCCTTCTTGGAACAAGTTCATGCGTGCCGTCTGCAGGGCCTCGGCTGTGTACGTCAGCCCTGGCTCGTACTTAACACTCTTGCTGTTCACGGcctatttttacaaaacaaggAGAAACGCGTTACCAGACAGGTAGGTTGAAGCCTAACATGTatgtgcattttcttttaatatattttttattttcatcgcTCAAAATATCGTTTGGAAGCACTTACTCTAATGTTTAAACCAAAGTCTCGTGGTTTTATAGTGATGAAAAAATCACACTTTTTGTGATTATAATGGAAATGTTTTATAGTGTTGAAATAAATCAACATGAACTCACAGTAGTCTAAATTTAATTTAGAGGTATAAAAGCATTCACATCTTACCATATCTATCTTTATTAGGCTATGTTAGGTCATATGTTAACTCTCTCGAATGTATTCTGTAAAAGgtgaagtatatttttaaatatttttggtaaaagaaaagaatttagaTGGAACACTTTGAACACATGCATACCTTCAGCAGTTCCTCTTTTTGCACGTGCGCTTCGAGGCCGAAGACCGTGCGGGGTTTGTCGCTGAAGGTGATGATGCCCACGCGAGTCCTGTCGGCGCCGATGTCGTAGATGTCGATGACGTTGCGCACGAACTGCAGCATGCTCGTTTCGAAATCGTGAACCCAGATGCTGCTGGAGGAGTCGAGCACGAAGTAAACATCAGCTGGACGGTTGATGCAGGCTGTAAAGCCAAATGGCAGACGTTAGAGCAGGCGCCGCAGACGGGCacaagatattttgtttttgcttcgcGAGTGTACGATAGCTCgttgtgaaataaaaaagagcaaCGCGCGTGTGAACGTTCTATCCAACTATAATGGCCAGTACAAATATAGacaaaactacagaaaatatagacaaaaataTAGACTTCTCCAGAGCACCTTATGTAATATGATCCATATTAGGCATAGTTGTACTCATTTTTCAGGTATTTGGACAAAGAATGGATAATTCTATTCACATGCGAAGTGAAGTGTATGACATACCGGCAGTGTCCGTGTCTCCCTGAATATCATTGGGCTCGGTGGTCTCTGATGTAGATGTAGTGGTCATTGTTGTGGGagtagttgttgtagttgttgtagaATGGTCGTCGTTGTGGTTGGAGTTGTAGTTGTTGGAATGGTCGTCGTTGTGGTTGGagttgtagttgttgtagtaGAGCTTGGGTTGTTGTCGTTAATGTAGTGGTGGTAGTAGCAGCTGGGGTGGTTGTACTAGCTtgaactgaaacaaaatcatATTATCTTAGTTAAATTTTTCCCACTTCCTTTTCTTACAAACTTTTAAACCCACAAAGAATAGCACACAGAGGAAGCTTCGAGCAGAATCAATGATTAGCGAGATTTGTTACGAGAGTTTTAATTCTCTCTTTGTCTGCTTTTGATACTTCGGCGTTGAAGTGAAAGTCCAAGAGAAGTGAACATTCAATCAAAGTACACTTTCCATAGAACATGCACTCACATGCATATGACAAAAACATTCGCATGCATGCACGAAATCAAACGCACATGATCCCATTATGAATCGTTCAAGCTGGCACAAAGTGAGAAAGATTAAAATGACGAttgcaatgaaaataatgaatgcATGAACATCTGACTAAATAAGTTTATAAATTTCTTGGCGGTGTGTTTGTGCACATAAGGCAGACTGAGACTGGCAGAACCAAAATTaatacttaaaaattaaaattaattacaaaataaagtacCTGTCTAAATCCTTTATTCTCACCTTTACACGTTCTAGTGACAAGTTCCTTCTTGATGCCGCTGAGAGCCTGAAAGTTGGTCACCTCGAAGACGAACTCGGAACTAGGCTGGCTGGCCATGGCCCTCAACTCAGCAACATCAATCTGGTTGCCTACCCCGATGGCGAACACCGTGACGTTCTTGCTCTTCAGTGACTCGGCAGCAGCCACTGTCTCCTTGGCCATGCGCGACTCGCCGTCCGTGATGATGACGACCatgcgtgtgacgtcactgcgcCCACCGTTCTCCGGGCGGAAGAGGCTCCGGTCGACAAACTGAATGGCTTCGTGAGTGTCAGTGTTTCCGCCTCTATACCGTATCTGCAATACACGACACGAATCGTTTACACACAGCCCGACAGCGAACCCTTTACCCTTCTTGAGTCAGTTTGTATGAGATGTCcccacaaaaatattattaattagtCTCTGGATAGAATTGTAGCTAGCTAATTAGctgaaaaatgcaagaaaaccTCGTGAGGCAAACGGCATTTGATGTTGTAATTTAAGACTATTAATTGGCCTGGTTGCTTAACTATTGTTATCCAATGTTGACCGAGCCCTAAACAGTAATCATGGACATTGTGACTATATCTTGACGGCTAAAGCTAGGAATTCATTAACTGTACCCtaa is part of the Pomacea canaliculata isolate SZHN2017 linkage group LG13, ASM307304v1, whole genome shotgun sequence genome and harbors:
- the LOC112554498 gene encoding collagen alpha-4(VI) chain-like produces the protein MAFHQLQLQRQRASEEGSGREQQTSRQRSSGTLGSFLNMKPVLLLTALTALAVKAVWTLPLDACGGKPADLVFIVDSSSSIWPKHFREHVLTFLHEVIDMLDVGPHEMQTRVGAVTFSDQVYLEFYLKRFMDKEQLLERVKQIRYRGGNTDTHEAIQFVDRSLFRPENGGRSDVTRMVVIITDGESRMAKETVAAAESLKSKNVTVFAIGVGNQIDVAELRAMASQPSSEFVFEVTNFQALSGIKKELVTRTCKVQASTTTPAATTTTTLTTTTQALLQQLQLQPQRRPFQQLQLQPQRRPFYNNYNNYSHNNDHYIYIRDHRVLWRTCINRPADVYFVLDSSSSIWVHDFETSMLQFVRNVIDIYDIGADRTRVGIITFSDKPRTVFGLEAHVQKEELLKAVNSKSVKYEPGLTYTAEALQTARMNLFQEGRQNADHVLILITDGQSKDPNATLMTAHAAHEDGVTVFTVGVGSGVDVGELHGVASKPSEDFTFMVDDFKGLDSYKAILAARTCGANATLVPPVRPPVNSSHTCKMNHADIIFAYDWSMLGGVVSTQIISTIHRVSATFDVMAADVTFGSVTSSQCVEQYNMRLSESLELSKQVRSVVRTQQSQMTSVLKNLRISGFSVQNGHRVTAKKVAIIVLDAGSTNKLALVASEAARMRSDDIEVFVITSGRQGGQLVNDIVSEPKDHHIIQLPGLDFSNHAYASDKIVEFLCGDNSAWL